From a region of the Zingiber officinale cultivar Zhangliang chromosome 4B, Zo_v1.1, whole genome shotgun sequence genome:
- the LOC121977801 gene encoding protein HEADING DATE 3A-like encodes MSRARDSLVVGRVIGDVLEPFIKRVSLRINYSGKEITNGREFKPSEVVNQPRVEVGGNDLRTFYTLVMVDPDAPSPSNPHLREYLQWLVVDIPGTTDATFGRELMCYEPPRPTMGIHRMVLVLFQQLGRETVYPPGWRQNFNTKDFAEIYNLGQPVAAVYFNCQRESGSGGRRMYPI; translated from the exons ATGAGCAGAGCGCGAGACTCGCTGGTGGTGGGCCGGGTGATCGGCGACGTCCTCGAGCCCTTCATCAAGAGAGTCTCTCTCCGAATCAACTACTCAGGGAAGGAGATCACCAACGGCCGCGAGTTCAAGCCCTCTGAGGTGGTCAACCAACCTCGCGTCGAGGTCGGTGGCAATGACCTCAGGACCTTTTACACCCTC GTGATGGTGGACCCCGATGCTCCCAGCCCTAGTAACCCACACCTGAGAGAGTACCTCCAGTG GCTGGTGGTCGACATCCCTGGCACTACGGACGCGACCTTCG GAAGAGAGCTGATGTGCTACGAGCCCCCACGGCCCACAATGGGGATCCACCGCATGGTGCTCGTGTTGTTCCAGCAGCTGGGTCGTGAGACGGTGTATCCACCCGGGTGGCGCCAGAACTTCAACACCAAGGACTTTGCCGAGATTTACAACCTCGGGCAGCCGGTGGCCGCTGTCTACTTCAACTGCCAGAGGGAGTCCGGCTCTGGTGGCCGGAGGATGTACCCCATATAG